The following coding sequences are from one Dromaius novaehollandiae isolate bDroNov1 chromosome 22, bDroNov1.hap1, whole genome shotgun sequence window:
- the DBF4B gene encoding protein DBF4 homolog B isoform X1, whose translation MAGPAAARPLRGKSFYLDVPSGRSARELAEAIRHLGGVTESFLSKEVSYVVSSSKEAKRDKAKTRTEKWSNATSEGAKAKSPVPSASKGNYTRPHQKPPDTVLISRGKELLQKAMKNQDACSGNGILANARLWGVQIVHIDEMLSYAQQLLHAISGARKRSQKTEAKCLASGSKVRKAGKLKPPFLKVEDQSRRFRPFHHQFKSFPDLNFLAPKSSSPFEPLKSLSNSCRARDVEGCPMRSEGGKSPQSTPVTVPKRKRGFCECCQETFEELQKHLQSPQHKRFALDDSQYAPVDHVISQLTNNFVEQSAKVPWSCLTDEHLKPQAQVTRGNEMLIAELGKESQQAPVELFTDAKTDPGLKMKECSAHLPNNRVSNLREGRELSENCSPGLPAGAGLTRGVCAVQGTTEGSVVGDADSSVAPSLGQETYVETAQVRTAIAVYEVQTKKEVLGPVSHLLQVLPITRKRQLSSRQSAQVGKKPRLELGGALSRYEQTSQVDGGMGVQDAGHVPELDLPSVAQAGSLPLSTELSTRPRSSPALELCLCGDPGDPATQRASLGAASVGFDPPGMAAASTVSQCGWSRADVSSHGKQLGEEEESTPLSVDGHDWECRTSTVSKTSCPTGQLPSQKLPVAEAGCCHSLCDRAAEKVAPELCDLPGHSKELTPGPGLPLPHNTQADLDFRTAAESDWDIQLLSMLTGVQGSRILPVDRHLLRRTCVSVRDSGYESQLPSVLKRKSELDWAGKDDRSCRNCCTETEGASFPISETSLGSWTS comes from the exons GTGACCGAAAGCTTCCTGAGTAAAGAAGTCAGTTACGTGGTTTCCAGCAGCAAAGAGGCCAAACGAGACAAGGCCAAGACTCGGACTGAGAAGTGGAGCAATGCTACCTCAGAAGGTGCAAAAGCCAAGAGCCCAGTGCCCTCTGCCTCCAAGGGGAACTATACCAGACCTCACCAGAAGCCACCAGACACT GTCCTGATCAGCCGAGGAAAGGAACTGCTGCAGAAGGCCATGAAGAATCAG GACGCCTGCAGTGGCAACGGTATCCTCGCCAATGCTCGTTTGTGGGGAGTCCAGATCGTGCACATCGATG AAATGTTGTCATAcgctcagcagctgctgcatgcCATCTCAGGAGCCAGGAAACGGAGCCAGAAGACAGAG GCAAAATGCCTTGCGTCTGGATCAAAAGTTCGCAAAG CAGGAAAACTGAAGCCCCCTTTTCTGAAGGTTGAAGACCAGAGCAG GCGATTCCGACCCTTCCATCACCAGTTCAAAAGCTTTCCTGACCTGAACTTCCTGGCACCCAAAAGCTCCAGCCCATTTGAGCCTCTGAAAAGCCTCTCGAATTCTTGCAGGGCCAG GGACGTGGAGGGCTGTCCGATGCGCAGCGAGGGAGGAAAGAGCCCCCAGTCCACACCAGTCACTGTGCCAAAGAGGAAGAGGGGATTTTGTGAGTGCTGCCAAGAGACCTTTGAAGAGCTGCAAAAG CATCTCCAGAGCCCCCAGCACAAGCGGTTTGCACTGGACGACTCTCAATATGCCCCTGTGGATCACGTTATCTCACAGCTCACCAACAACTTTGTGGAGCAGTCAGCCAA GGTGCCATGGTCGTGCCTGACAGACGAACACTTAAAGCCTCAAGCACAAGTTACCAGAGGAAATGAGATGCTGATAGCTGagctgggaaaggagagccagcaggctCCTGTGGAACTGTTTACTGATGCAAAGACTGATCCTGGCCTGAAGATGAAGGAATGCTCCGCTCACCTGCCCAATAACAGGGTTAGTAATCTCAGAGAAGGAAGGGAATTGTCTGAGAACTGCTCTCCAGGGCTGCCTGCTGGAGCAGGACTCACCAGAGGGGTCTGTGCTGTGCAGGGCACCACGGAAGGATCTGTTGTGGGGGATGCAGATTCAAGCGTGGCTCCTAGCCTCGGCCAGGAGACCTATGTAGAGACTGCTCAGGTCAGAACAGCAATTGCTGTTTATGAGGTTCAGACGAAGAAGGAAGTGCTTGGGCCTGTCAGCCATCTTCTGCAAGTGCTGCCCATCACCAGGAAGCGCCAGCTCTCCTCCAGACAGAGCGCCCAGGTGGGAAAGAAGCCCAGGCTGGAGCTGGGTGGTGCCCTCTCTCGGTATGAGCAGACAAGCCAAGTGGATGGTGGGATGGGTGTGCAGGATGCAGGGCACGTACCTGAGCTGGACTTGCCCAGCGTGGCACAGGCTGGCAGCTTGCCCTTAAGCACAGAGCTTTCCACCAGACCTCGTAGTTCCCCGGCTTTGGAGCTGTGCCTGTgcggggaccctggggaccctgcaaCACAGCGGGCTTCCCTTGGAGCTGCTTCTGTGGGTTTTGATcccccagggatggctgcagcaAGCACCGTCAGCCAGTGTGGCTGGAGTAGAGCGGATGTGAGTTCCCATGGGAAGCAGcttggagaggaggaagaaagtacACCTCTGAGTGTGGATGGTCATGACTGGGAGTGCAGGACCTCCACAGTGAGCAAGACCAGTTGTCCTACTGGCCAGCTGCCCTCCCAAAAACTGCCTGTGGCCGAAGCAGGATGTTGCCACTCGCTCTGtgacagagcagcagagaaagtaGCCCCTGAACTATGTGACCTCCCAGGCCATAGCAAAGAGTTGACTCCTGGCCCTGGGCTCCCTCTTCCTCACAACACACAGGCTGACCTGGACTTCAGGACAGCTGCTGAGTCAGACTGGGACATCCAGCTGCTCTCCATGTTAACGGGTGTCCAGGGCAGCAGGATTCTGCCTGTGGACAGGCATTTGCTCCGAAGGACATGTGTCAGTGTAAGGGACAGTGGGTATGAGTCGCAGCTCCCCTCCGTTCTGAAGCGGAAGTCGGAGCTGGACTGGGCAGGCAAAGATGACAGGAGCTGCCGGAACTGCTGCACAGAGACCGAAGGAGCTTCTTTCCCTATATCTGAGACCTCTCTTGGCAGCTGGACTAGTTAA
- the DBF4B gene encoding protein DBF4 homolog B isoform X2, giving the protein MAGPAAARPLRGKSFYLDVPSGRSARELAEAIRHLGGVTESFLSKEVSYVVSSSKEAKRDKAKTRTEKWSNATSEGAKAKSPVPSASKGNYTRPHQKPPDTVLISRGKELLQKAMKNQDACSGNGILANARLWGVQIVHIDEMLSYAQQLLHAISGARKRSQKTEAKCLASGSKVRKGKLKPPFLKVEDQSRRFRPFHHQFKSFPDLNFLAPKSSSPFEPLKSLSNSCRARDVEGCPMRSEGGKSPQSTPVTVPKRKRGFCECCQETFEELQKHLQSPQHKRFALDDSQYAPVDHVISQLTNNFVEQSAKVPWSCLTDEHLKPQAQVTRGNEMLIAELGKESQQAPVELFTDAKTDPGLKMKECSAHLPNNRVSNLREGRELSENCSPGLPAGAGLTRGVCAVQGTTEGSVVGDADSSVAPSLGQETYVETAQVRTAIAVYEVQTKKEVLGPVSHLLQVLPITRKRQLSSRQSAQVGKKPRLELGGALSRYEQTSQVDGGMGVQDAGHVPELDLPSVAQAGSLPLSTELSTRPRSSPALELCLCGDPGDPATQRASLGAASVGFDPPGMAAASTVSQCGWSRADVSSHGKQLGEEEESTPLSVDGHDWECRTSTVSKTSCPTGQLPSQKLPVAEAGCCHSLCDRAAEKVAPELCDLPGHSKELTPGPGLPLPHNTQADLDFRTAAESDWDIQLLSMLTGVQGSRILPVDRHLLRRTCVSVRDSGYESQLPSVLKRKSELDWAGKDDRSCRNCCTETEGASFPISETSLGSWTS; this is encoded by the exons GTGACCGAAAGCTTCCTGAGTAAAGAAGTCAGTTACGTGGTTTCCAGCAGCAAAGAGGCCAAACGAGACAAGGCCAAGACTCGGACTGAGAAGTGGAGCAATGCTACCTCAGAAGGTGCAAAAGCCAAGAGCCCAGTGCCCTCTGCCTCCAAGGGGAACTATACCAGACCTCACCAGAAGCCACCAGACACT GTCCTGATCAGCCGAGGAAAGGAACTGCTGCAGAAGGCCATGAAGAATCAG GACGCCTGCAGTGGCAACGGTATCCTCGCCAATGCTCGTTTGTGGGGAGTCCAGATCGTGCACATCGATG AAATGTTGTCATAcgctcagcagctgctgcatgcCATCTCAGGAGCCAGGAAACGGAGCCAGAAGACAGAG GCAAAATGCCTTGCGTCTGGATCAAAAGTTCGCAAAG GAAAACTGAAGCCCCCTTTTCTGAAGGTTGAAGACCAGAGCAG GCGATTCCGACCCTTCCATCACCAGTTCAAAAGCTTTCCTGACCTGAACTTCCTGGCACCCAAAAGCTCCAGCCCATTTGAGCCTCTGAAAAGCCTCTCGAATTCTTGCAGGGCCAG GGACGTGGAGGGCTGTCCGATGCGCAGCGAGGGAGGAAAGAGCCCCCAGTCCACACCAGTCACTGTGCCAAAGAGGAAGAGGGGATTTTGTGAGTGCTGCCAAGAGACCTTTGAAGAGCTGCAAAAG CATCTCCAGAGCCCCCAGCACAAGCGGTTTGCACTGGACGACTCTCAATATGCCCCTGTGGATCACGTTATCTCACAGCTCACCAACAACTTTGTGGAGCAGTCAGCCAA GGTGCCATGGTCGTGCCTGACAGACGAACACTTAAAGCCTCAAGCACAAGTTACCAGAGGAAATGAGATGCTGATAGCTGagctgggaaaggagagccagcaggctCCTGTGGAACTGTTTACTGATGCAAAGACTGATCCTGGCCTGAAGATGAAGGAATGCTCCGCTCACCTGCCCAATAACAGGGTTAGTAATCTCAGAGAAGGAAGGGAATTGTCTGAGAACTGCTCTCCAGGGCTGCCTGCTGGAGCAGGACTCACCAGAGGGGTCTGTGCTGTGCAGGGCACCACGGAAGGATCTGTTGTGGGGGATGCAGATTCAAGCGTGGCTCCTAGCCTCGGCCAGGAGACCTATGTAGAGACTGCTCAGGTCAGAACAGCAATTGCTGTTTATGAGGTTCAGACGAAGAAGGAAGTGCTTGGGCCTGTCAGCCATCTTCTGCAAGTGCTGCCCATCACCAGGAAGCGCCAGCTCTCCTCCAGACAGAGCGCCCAGGTGGGAAAGAAGCCCAGGCTGGAGCTGGGTGGTGCCCTCTCTCGGTATGAGCAGACAAGCCAAGTGGATGGTGGGATGGGTGTGCAGGATGCAGGGCACGTACCTGAGCTGGACTTGCCCAGCGTGGCACAGGCTGGCAGCTTGCCCTTAAGCACAGAGCTTTCCACCAGACCTCGTAGTTCCCCGGCTTTGGAGCTGTGCCTGTgcggggaccctggggaccctgcaaCACAGCGGGCTTCCCTTGGAGCTGCTTCTGTGGGTTTTGATcccccagggatggctgcagcaAGCACCGTCAGCCAGTGTGGCTGGAGTAGAGCGGATGTGAGTTCCCATGGGAAGCAGcttggagaggaggaagaaagtacACCTCTGAGTGTGGATGGTCATGACTGGGAGTGCAGGACCTCCACAGTGAGCAAGACCAGTTGTCCTACTGGCCAGCTGCCCTCCCAAAAACTGCCTGTGGCCGAAGCAGGATGTTGCCACTCGCTCTGtgacagagcagcagagaaagtaGCCCCTGAACTATGTGACCTCCCAGGCCATAGCAAAGAGTTGACTCCTGGCCCTGGGCTCCCTCTTCCTCACAACACACAGGCTGACCTGGACTTCAGGACAGCTGCTGAGTCAGACTGGGACATCCAGCTGCTCTCCATGTTAACGGGTGTCCAGGGCAGCAGGATTCTGCCTGTGGACAGGCATTTGCTCCGAAGGACATGTGTCAGTGTAAGGGACAGTGGGTATGAGTCGCAGCTCCCCTCCGTTCTGAAGCGGAAGTCGGAGCTGGACTGGGCAGGCAAAGATGACAGGAGCTGCCGGAACTGCTGCACAGAGACCGAAGGAGCTTCTTTCCCTATATCTGAGACCTCTCTTGGCAGCTGGACTAGTTAA
- the DBF4B gene encoding protein DBF4 homolog B isoform X3, with amino-acid sequence MAGPAAARPLRGKSFYLDVPSGRSARELAEAIRHLGGVLISRGKELLQKAMKNQDACSGNGILANARLWGVQIVHIDEMLSYAQQLLHAISGARKRSQKTEAKCLASGSKVRKAGKLKPPFLKVEDQSRRFRPFHHQFKSFPDLNFLAPKSSSPFEPLKSLSNSCRARDVEGCPMRSEGGKSPQSTPVTVPKRKRGFCECCQETFEELQKHLQSPQHKRFALDDSQYAPVDHVISQLTNNFVEQSAKVPWSCLTDEHLKPQAQVTRGNEMLIAELGKESQQAPVELFTDAKTDPGLKMKECSAHLPNNRVSNLREGRELSENCSPGLPAGAGLTRGVCAVQGTTEGSVVGDADSSVAPSLGQETYVETAQVRTAIAVYEVQTKKEVLGPVSHLLQVLPITRKRQLSSRQSAQVGKKPRLELGGALSRYEQTSQVDGGMGVQDAGHVPELDLPSVAQAGSLPLSTELSTRPRSSPALELCLCGDPGDPATQRASLGAASVGFDPPGMAAASTVSQCGWSRADVSSHGKQLGEEEESTPLSVDGHDWECRTSTVSKTSCPTGQLPSQKLPVAEAGCCHSLCDRAAEKVAPELCDLPGHSKELTPGPGLPLPHNTQADLDFRTAAESDWDIQLLSMLTGVQGSRILPVDRHLLRRTCVSVRDSGYESQLPSVLKRKSELDWAGKDDRSCRNCCTETEGASFPISETSLGSWTS; translated from the exons GTCCTGATCAGCCGAGGAAAGGAACTGCTGCAGAAGGCCATGAAGAATCAG GACGCCTGCAGTGGCAACGGTATCCTCGCCAATGCTCGTTTGTGGGGAGTCCAGATCGTGCACATCGATG AAATGTTGTCATAcgctcagcagctgctgcatgcCATCTCAGGAGCCAGGAAACGGAGCCAGAAGACAGAG GCAAAATGCCTTGCGTCTGGATCAAAAGTTCGCAAAG CAGGAAAACTGAAGCCCCCTTTTCTGAAGGTTGAAGACCAGAGCAG GCGATTCCGACCCTTCCATCACCAGTTCAAAAGCTTTCCTGACCTGAACTTCCTGGCACCCAAAAGCTCCAGCCCATTTGAGCCTCTGAAAAGCCTCTCGAATTCTTGCAGGGCCAG GGACGTGGAGGGCTGTCCGATGCGCAGCGAGGGAGGAAAGAGCCCCCAGTCCACACCAGTCACTGTGCCAAAGAGGAAGAGGGGATTTTGTGAGTGCTGCCAAGAGACCTTTGAAGAGCTGCAAAAG CATCTCCAGAGCCCCCAGCACAAGCGGTTTGCACTGGACGACTCTCAATATGCCCCTGTGGATCACGTTATCTCACAGCTCACCAACAACTTTGTGGAGCAGTCAGCCAA GGTGCCATGGTCGTGCCTGACAGACGAACACTTAAAGCCTCAAGCACAAGTTACCAGAGGAAATGAGATGCTGATAGCTGagctgggaaaggagagccagcaggctCCTGTGGAACTGTTTACTGATGCAAAGACTGATCCTGGCCTGAAGATGAAGGAATGCTCCGCTCACCTGCCCAATAACAGGGTTAGTAATCTCAGAGAAGGAAGGGAATTGTCTGAGAACTGCTCTCCAGGGCTGCCTGCTGGAGCAGGACTCACCAGAGGGGTCTGTGCTGTGCAGGGCACCACGGAAGGATCTGTTGTGGGGGATGCAGATTCAAGCGTGGCTCCTAGCCTCGGCCAGGAGACCTATGTAGAGACTGCTCAGGTCAGAACAGCAATTGCTGTTTATGAGGTTCAGACGAAGAAGGAAGTGCTTGGGCCTGTCAGCCATCTTCTGCAAGTGCTGCCCATCACCAGGAAGCGCCAGCTCTCCTCCAGACAGAGCGCCCAGGTGGGAAAGAAGCCCAGGCTGGAGCTGGGTGGTGCCCTCTCTCGGTATGAGCAGACAAGCCAAGTGGATGGTGGGATGGGTGTGCAGGATGCAGGGCACGTACCTGAGCTGGACTTGCCCAGCGTGGCACAGGCTGGCAGCTTGCCCTTAAGCACAGAGCTTTCCACCAGACCTCGTAGTTCCCCGGCTTTGGAGCTGTGCCTGTgcggggaccctggggaccctgcaaCACAGCGGGCTTCCCTTGGAGCTGCTTCTGTGGGTTTTGATcccccagggatggctgcagcaAGCACCGTCAGCCAGTGTGGCTGGAGTAGAGCGGATGTGAGTTCCCATGGGAAGCAGcttggagaggaggaagaaagtacACCTCTGAGTGTGGATGGTCATGACTGGGAGTGCAGGACCTCCACAGTGAGCAAGACCAGTTGTCCTACTGGCCAGCTGCCCTCCCAAAAACTGCCTGTGGCCGAAGCAGGATGTTGCCACTCGCTCTGtgacagagcagcagagaaagtaGCCCCTGAACTATGTGACCTCCCAGGCCATAGCAAAGAGTTGACTCCTGGCCCTGGGCTCCCTCTTCCTCACAACACACAGGCTGACCTGGACTTCAGGACAGCTGCTGAGTCAGACTGGGACATCCAGCTGCTCTCCATGTTAACGGGTGTCCAGGGCAGCAGGATTCTGCCTGTGGACAGGCATTTGCTCCGAAGGACATGTGTCAGTGTAAGGGACAGTGGGTATGAGTCGCAGCTCCCCTCCGTTCTGAAGCGGAAGTCGGAGCTGGACTGGGCAGGCAAAGATGACAGGAGCTGCCGGAACTGCTGCACAGAGACCGAAGGAGCTTCTTTCCCTATATCTGAGACCTCTCTTGGCAGCTGGACTAGTTAA